A genome region from Arachis duranensis cultivar V14167 chromosome 6, aradu.V14167.gnm2.J7QH, whole genome shotgun sequence includes the following:
- the LOC107494307 gene encoding zinc finger CCCH domain-containing protein 53 — protein sequence MISEDLHKFERLRLERSDFSLNIPRMVNPASRQIYLTFPADSTFRKEDVSNYFSIYGPVQDVRIPYQQKRMFGFVTFVYPETVKLILSKGNLHFVCDARVLVKPYKEKGKVPDKMQLQQVDKDFLPCGTPTGLDARNQYDLQLELCFLLLHTI from the exons ATGATAAGCGAGGACTTACACAAATTCGAAAGATTGAGGCTTGAAAGGAGTGATTTCTCTTTGAATATCCCTCGGATGGTCAACCCAGCTTCCAGACAGATCTATTTGACTTTCCCAGCTGACAGCACTTTTAGAAAGGAAGATGTTTCCAACTACTTTAG CATTTATGGGCCAGTTCAAGATGTGAGAATCCCATACCAGCAGAAGCGTATGTTCGGATTTGTTACATTTGTTTATCCAGAGACTGTGAAGCTCATTCTCTCAAAAGGGAACCTTCATTTTGTGTGTGATGCAAGAGTGCTTGTTAAGCCTTACAAGGAGAAGGGCAAAGTTCCAGACAA GATGCAACTGCAACAGGTAGATAAGGATTTTTTACCTTGTGGCACTCCTACTGGACTAgatgctagaaaccaatatgaTCTCCAACTAG AACTTTGCTTCTTGTTGTTGCATACAATCTGA